TGTCCAAAGGCTGTAACATAGGTGAAgacatttctttctttagttatttgttttatttatattaccaTGTAGTGCGAGTAGTTGGTGTATTCAGCAAAAATCTTCAAGTGTGATTTGAACAACAATGAATATCAAGTTACTGTACAGAGGTGATCACCTCTGGTATTAGCCGGTTTCTGGTGTAGATTTGGACATACTCCTGATAGCCGGGTGCTTGCGAACGCTCTCCTCCCACGTCTCCCCACAGAAGTCCTCAAGTGTTAAGCTCTTTACAGTTCCAGGGTCCAAACAGTGGGGAGCCACACCTGGGACTCACGTGTGGAATGATTAACACATGACATTGATTGAAAGGAGACATACAGTCATTATCCTAAAGCCGGGGTTgctacatataaacacaaaaaattatgaattattaacaaTATAACCATAAAGGGGTATTTGTTACATATACCACTGAAGAAGCTAAATAACTACTTCGTACAACCAATTCCTTTGTTTGTCCATAAACAAAGGTGTTGTGTATAAACAGCAGAGCTGTAGAAACCAAGTGTTTTTGTTACAGTCCTATATTGCCTAGATGGGTGCATGAAACCTACCAAAGCCATCAGGATTAGATCGTGGTGTGTAGAAACTTTGGACGCCACAGGTCTTGCAAAACGTGTGCTTGGCTGTGTGCGTGTTGAACGTGTACGTGGTTGTGTTCTCTGACCCCTGAAAGATATTGGACAATCAGGCAATAAAGCTGCTCATTaccaaatgcaaaacatttactttaaaatcaCAAGTGACAGAGTAAGATCGATCTATCTATATCTCCATATATAtctatacctctctctctcacatgcatatAGTCCCACCTCTTAGAACTTCAGAAGGGCTTTGTtgcacttcctgtttctctggacaCCTTGAGTAATTTTGACCATCTCTACATCTTCCTTAAAGTTTCAAATTATGGTTCTTGCACCTGATTAAACAGTTGAAGGAAGAAACATACCTGAAGCAAGGTAAAGTGGGATTTGGGAACAATAAAATGCCGGTTCTGCTTCTTGGTACAGATGCTGCAACTAAGAAAGACATTTCTCATTTATctcattttttgcatttttgtcacacttaaatgtttcagatcataaaacaaatttaaatattagacaaagacaAATATTAGACAAGTAAAcatgaaatgcagtttttaaatgaaggtttttattattaatggaaaaagaaaatccaaacctacaggGCCCTGCGTGAAAAGGTGAGACACatcagcaagtccacctctgaatggcttaagaaaaactaaatgaagACTTGAGAGGTCCattcaaagtcctgacctgaatccgattaaggtcatgccacagcatctcaaacGTGGTTCATGCtcaaaccctccaatgtggccgaatcACAACAATTaagcaaagatgagtgggccaaaacttctccacagcgctgtaaaaagactcattgccagttattaaaagatttattgcagttgttgctgctaagggtggcccaaccagttattaggtttagggggcaatcactttttcacacagggccatgtaggcttggatttttttttcccccttaataataaccttaatttaaaaactgcatttcgtgtttacttgtgttctttgtctaatatttaaattagtttcaTCTGAAAggtttaagtgtgacaaacatgcaaaaaaaaaaagatcagttagagggcaaacactttcacaccactgtatcaaTACATATGTCAGAAGACCTGCTGAGCTAAGGGAAGGGGAGACCACACCCTTCTCATAGGTTCGGTGGAGAAAAAGCATCGACTGCACCTACTTGCAATTGAATATGTGGAGATCTGGGGCACTCCACACCTCAAAACGAATGGCTCCACAATGGCAGCCGCCTGTGTGTCTCACGGGaccctgtttttttctgaacagaTGTATTCTTTGGTCACATGTAATGCTTAGTACTAGTACACTGTGTAAGTAAGAGATTGCAACACAAACATTCCAAAGTCCATGGGACTTGTTTACATCGTTGTTTATTACAACCCTTGAAGTTCAACCAGAAAAGGAACTGACTTATAGTGTTATGAATTTGTAAAGGATGATAAATTGTAGAGATGTGTTTAATTCCAAATGCTTATTGACATTAGGTTGCTCTGCCTCAGATTATGTACTCATATAGTCTACTACAAACGTTAATCTTCTGTCTTTTAATTTTCACTTCCAAAGactttgaaatttgaaaatgaaacacaataGTGTTTTTGTAGCTGTTTGCTTTTAATTCTTATGTAGGCCTACAATCTTGCATGTGATCTTATACAATAGAAAATAAAGCCTGCTAGAGACTGTTGCGTGGATAAGGTCTATATTTTTATCCTGGATCCTTCTGAATATTTAAATCCCCACGTATTTTGATGGTGAGGTGGGATTTATTAACGTAATTTTGGAACAACACACTTGCTTTCACCGGCTCTTCCACAACCGATGAGATATACATCTTTAAATGTGTGAAAAGCCGTCTGTCAGCTACACACCCTACCTTTGTCCTTCTTCGACGTGCGCCATAACAATCTTATGTATATCTTGGCGGAAATAAGCTATAGTTTCGTTGTTTCTGGAACGTACTTGAGTTTTGATTAACACTGTGGGAAGACTTCGCCCAGGGCCATCTACGGACCGCTAATAATTATCGCAACTGTTCGCGAAAAGCAACGTGACCGACCACGTCACGTGGTGCCGCCAGCTGACACAGCTTCTCGCGTCACAGAGGTTCCATTATGAGCTTGGTCACGCGGTGCCAAACGAGCCCTCGCACGTCCCAGTGTGTCCTCCGGAACAGAGCATCCGGGCAGACCAGCGGGAAAGCTGACATACTTTTTAATTTCAAT
This is a stretch of genomic DNA from Electrophorus electricus isolate fEleEle1 chromosome 6, fEleEle1.pri, whole genome shotgun sequence. It encodes these proteins:
- the cenpv gene encoding centromere protein V isoform X1; the encoded protein is MAHVEEGQRKKQGPVRHTGGCHCGAIRFEVWSAPDLHIFNCNCSICTKKQNRHFIVPKSHFTLLQGSENTTTYTFNTHTAKHTFCKTCGVQSFYTPRSNPDGFVPGVAPHCLDPGTVKSLTLEDFCGETWEESVRKHPAIRSMSKSTPETG
- the cenpv gene encoding centromere protein V isoform X2 → MAHVEEGQRKKQGPVRHTGGCHCGAIRFEVWSAPDLHIFNCNCSICTKKQNRHFIVPKSHFTLLQGSENTTTYTFNTHTAKHTFCKTCGVQSFYTPRSNPDGFGVAPHCLDPGTVKSLTLEDFCGETWEESVRKHPAIRSMSKSTPETG
- the cenpv gene encoding centromere protein V isoform X3, coding for MAHVEEGQRKKQGPVRHTGGCHCGAIRFEVWSAPDLHIFNCNCSICTKKQNRHFIVPKSHFTLLQGSENTTTYTFNTHTAKHTFCKTCGVQSFYTPRSNPDGFELNT